The proteins below come from a single Asterias rubens chromosome 9, eAstRub1.3, whole genome shotgun sequence genomic window:
- the LOC117294351 gene encoding neuropeptides capa receptor-like gives MGAEQSDCIAFHDLGNITDSNLLEGWFRDNITIAMLTVVMPILFVVGLAGNMAFLFVMVRVSWMHTVTNYYLANLAVADISFLVAAIGEKMWGYWATPIELDTASFMGRSGCIAFNLLKLITFFASLFLVTLVSLERFYAICKPVQHWMLSDKGRTVKLVGVCWLLALIFACCLVPANSDIHVNCVTWPNLERFRGLSKVTATCVPSHEWMLSVSLGMQTVPFAIAMVGNILLYIVIITNLNKRVAAKEKKQTTSRQGSATNAPAPQTQSHKIRNTVARMLIVNGTLFFICLAPFQFASFANLILRELNIQTFAREHMTIILAVCRTLTYLNSVVNPFVYTVTNKRYRHAFYVAFTFSRNEQRQRYSKNTSVVTTDMSTRM, from the coding sequence ATGGGAGCTGAACAGTCGGATTGCATCGCTTTCCATGATCTCGGGAACATCACAGATTCCAACCTCCTTGAAGGATGGTTTCGGGACAATATAACCATTGCCATGTTAACAGTGGTTATGCCCATCTTGTTCGTTGTTGGCTTAGCAGGTAACATGGCTTTCCTCTTCGTAATGGTCAGGGTGTCGTGGATGCACACAGTGACCAACTATTACCTGGCTAATCTCGCTGTGGCGGACATCTCCTTTCTGGTTGCTGCGATCGGGGAGAAGATGTGGGGTTACTGGGCCACCCCGATCGAGCTGGACACAGCGTCCTTCATGGGACGCTCGGGATGCATCGCCTTCAACCTCCTCAAGCTAATAACATTCTTTGCGTCGCTATTCCTGGTCACCCTGGTATCGCTTGAACGTTTCTACGCAATCTGTAAGCCCGTTCAACATTGGATGCTAAGCGACAAGGGACGGACGGTCAAACTAGTCGGCGTGTGCTGGCTCCTAGCTCTGATATTCGCATGCTGTCTCGTCCCGGCTAACTCAGACATTCATGTGAATTGCGTCACGTGGCCGAATCTGGAGCGTTTCAGGGGACTCTCCAAGGTGACGGCAACCTGTGTACCGTCCCACGAGTGGATGTTATCCGTCTCGCTAGGCATGCAGACGGTACCCTTCGCCATCGCAATGGTAGGCAACATTTTACTGTACATCGTAATCATTACCAATTTGAACAAGAGAGTCGCGGCGAAGGAGAAGAAGCAGACGACCTCCAGGCAGGGGTCGGCCACCAACGCCCCGGCCCCGCAGACCCAGAGCCACAAGATCAGGAACACGGTGGCCAGAATGCTCATCGTCAACGGCACTCTATTCTTCATATGCCTGGCCCCTTTCCAGTTCGCCTCCTTCGCGAATCTAATACTCAGAGAGCTCAACATTCAAACGTTTGCGCGGGAACACATGACGATCATCTTGGCCGTTTGCCGGACTTTAACGTACCTCAACTCCGTGGTCAACCCCTTCGTGTACACGGTCACTAATAAGAGATACCGGCACGCGTTTTACGTAGCCTTCACCTTCAGTCGGAACGAGCAACGCCAGAGGTACTCCAAAAACACATCAGTCGTCACCACGGACATGTCAACCCGCATGTGA